GCTAAGCTCGGGTGAATAGCACCTTCCCTTATAAAGGTAAGGATTTAGTCTCAAAATACAATACATTTAAATGGTCACTAAGGGTTTTGAGGCGTAAGTGGGAGGAAAATGTGGGTTAATGTAATTACAGGAGGGGCAAAGTCTTAATTAGATAGTAATTTTAATTTATAAGTATTTAGCTGTATGTGATTTCTTAACTTTCTTAATACCCCCAAGATTACCTTGATAAACCAATTCCCCACCTTTTTCGCCACCATCAGGTCCAAGATCTATAATATAATCAGCGGAATTAATTACATCTGTATGATGCTCAATAACTAAAACAGTATTTCCTTTATCAACAAGCTTCTGCAATACTTTTAGTAGTAAATTAACATCAGCAAAATGCAGTCCAGTGGTTGGTTCATCTAATATATAGAGAGTTTTACCCGTAGCAGTTTTAGTTAACTCTGAGGCTAATTTTACCCTTTGAGCTTCACCGCCACTTAAGGTCGTAGCACTCTGCCCTAATTTTATATAATCAAGTCCAACTTCTAAAAGCATTTTTAGGTATTTCATAATCGAGGGAACATTAACGAAAACTTCAACAGCTTCTGCCACAGGCATCTCCAGAATATCCGAAATATTGTATCCTTTGTATTTAACCTCTAAAGTTTGGCTATTATAACGCTTTCCTTTACAGACATCACAGGGAACATAAACGTCTGGTAAAAATAACATTTCTATTTTCATGCTACCATCACCCTTGCAGGCCTCACATCTACCTCCTGGTACATTAAAAGAAAATCGTCCGGGTTTATAGCCTCTTTTTTTTGCTTCTTTAGTTGTAGCAAACATTGTTCTTATTTTGTCGAATAATCCAATATAAGTTGCTGGATTACTTCTAGGTGTTCTACCAATTGGGCTTTGATCTATAACAATTAACTTATCTAAATTATTCATGCCATTTATTTCTGTATAATTATCTTCAGGTCCACCTTTTAACGAAAACAAATTAGTAAATTTAAAATTCTTGATATTTTTATAGAACACGTCGAATATTAGTGTGCTTTTCCCACTTCCCGACACCCCAGTAACGCAGGTAAATTGTCCTAGAGGTATTTTAATATCAATTCCCTTAAGGTTATGCATTTTGGCACCTTTAATCTCAATTTCACCGTAAGGCTGTCTATCTGGATGAGCTGAAATAACAACATTTCTTTTGTGATTCAAATAATCTGCGGTCAAGTTATCTGTTTTTAAATACTCATCGAGTTTGCCTTCAAACATCAATTGTCCGCCATTACTACCTGCTTCAGGTCCAATTTCTATCAAATAATCTGCATGCAGCATAATGTCTCTATCATGCTCAACTACTATTAGAGTGTTTCCTAAGTCTTTCAACTTTCCAAGTGCAACGATGAGCCTATCGTTATCTCTGGGATGCAATCCTATTGTCGGTTCATCCATAACATAAAGCACTCCAGATAGGCCAAAACCCATTTGTGTGGCAAGCCTAAGTCTTTGTGCTTCTCCGCCGCTAAGTGTGGATGCTGCCCTTTCTAGTGTCAGATAATCTAGTCCAATATCAAGCATAAATGAGAGTCTGTTCTTTAGTTCTAAGATTACTTGTCTACTTATTTCTTCCTCGCGAGGTGTAAGATTAGCCTTTGTAACAAAGTTAAGTAGCTTACGAATAGATAATTCAGTTAAATCAATGATGTTTTTATCTTCAATCTTCATTGCCAAAACTTCTTTCCTTAACCTTTTCCCTCCACATTCATGGCAAGGTGATTGATCCATAGCTTTTTCCATATTTTTTTTACGATATTCGGATTTGGTTTCTCTAAAACGAATACGTAACATATCTCTTAAACCAATAGTAAAATAATCATCATCACCATAAAAAACTCCTTCTAGAAACTCTCTTGGGATGTTTTCTATTGGTTGAAATAAACTTACTTCTTTATCTTTAGCATATTTTCTCAGTTCTTTAGTAAATGGTTTTACAACATAAAAGCCCCCAATGTAATTGAGCCAATATTTAAGTGATACTGATTTATGATAAAAGAAACTATCTAACGTAAAGTCCATAGTAACGCCTAAGCCCTTACAGGTTGGACAAGCACCTTGTGGATTATTAAAAGAGAAAAGGCTAGGTGAAATTTTCGGCAAACTTATGCCACAATCAGCACAGGAAAAATGTGTGCTAAAGTAATAATCCTTTTCGTCGATCTCTATTGTACAGAAACCATTTCCTTCTTGCAGTGCTATATCGGTTGACTCAAATATTCGAGCTAATTTACTTTCTTCAATTACAATCCTGTCT
This genomic stretch from Candidatus Margulisiibacteriota bacterium harbors:
- the uvrA gene encoding excinuclease ABC subunit UvrA is translated as MQQDFIKVVGAKENNLKDISVTIPKNTVTVITGVSGSGKSSLAFDTIFIEGQRKYLESLSSYARQFFGQFKKPDVERIEGLSPSISIEQKSVSHNPRSTVGTLTEIYDYLRLLYSSIAKPFCPECGKHIENQTIDQIVTKVSSEFQGKKSVIMAPLVKNQKGEFRNIIEKARQDGFLRLRIDGAYFHLDEDIVIDKNKKHTIDLVIDRIVIEESKLARIFESTDIALQEGNGFCTIEIDEKDYYFSTHFSCADCGISLPKISPSLFSFNNPQGACPTCKGLGVTMDFTLDSFFYHKSVSLKYWLNYIGGFYVVKPFTKELRKYAKDKEVSLFQPIENIPREFLEGVFYGDDDYFTIGLRDMLRIRFRETKSEYRKKNMEKAMDQSPCHECGGKRLRKEVLAMKIEDKNIIDLTELSIRKLLNFVTKANLTPREEEISRQVILELKNRLSFMLDIGLDYLTLERAASTLSGGEAQRLRLATQMGFGLSGVLYVMDEPTIGLHPRDNDRLIVALGKLKDLGNTLIVVEHDRDIMLHADYLIEIGPEAGSNGGQLMFEGKLDEYLKTDNLTADYLNHKRNVVISAHPDRQPYGEIEIKGAKMHNLKGIDIKIPLGQFTCVTGVSGSGKSTLIFDVFYKNIKNFKFTNLFSLKGGPEDNYTEINGMNNLDKLIVIDQSPIGRTPRSNPATYIGLFDKIRTMFATTKEAKKRGYKPGRFSFNVPGGRCEACKGDGSMKIEMLFLPDVYVPCDVCKGKRYNSQTLEVKYKGYNISDILEMPVAEAVEVFVNVPSIMKYLKMLLEVGLDYIKLGQSATTLSGGEAQRVKLASELTKTATGKTLYILDEPTTGLHFADVNLLLKVLQKLVDKGNTVLVIEHHTDVINSADYIIDLGPDGGEKGGELVYQGNLGGIKKVKKSHTAKYL